A DNA window from Thalassospiraceae bacterium LMO-JJ14 contains the following coding sequences:
- a CDS encoding arylesterase, giving the protein MWLRRAIATTLLSFAVAGLFSPAPLRADGALALVVIGDSLSAGYGLPGKDAFPVKLETALKTRGYQVSVENAGVSGDTTAGGRARLAWAIGSNPGAVILELGANDALRGLEPEKAYANLAAMLDELAQKKIPVLLAGMKAPPNMGDEYASEFDAIFMRLDKAYDIILYPFFLAGVAGDPSLNQDDGIHPTARGVDVIVENIVPYVERLLEQAAAAAGRS; this is encoded by the coding sequence ATGTGGCTTAGACGCGCAATTGCAACAACCCTGCTCAGTTTCGCCGTGGCGGGCCTGTTTTCGCCGGCCCCGCTCAGGGCCGATGGGGCGCTTGCCCTGGTCGTTATCGGCGACAGCCTGTCCGCCGGCTATGGGTTGCCCGGCAAGGACGCCTTTCCGGTCAAACTGGAAACGGCACTGAAGACCAGGGGATATCAGGTATCGGTCGAAAACGCCGGCGTTTCCGGCGACACTACGGCCGGTGGCCGGGCACGGCTGGCATGGGCCATCGGCAGCAACCCTGGCGCGGTTATTCTTGAGCTCGGGGCAAACGATGCACTGCGCGGTCTGGAGCCGGAGAAGGCTTATGCAAATCTTGCGGCCATGCTGGACGAACTTGCGCAAAAGAAAATCCCTGTACTGCTCGCCGGCATGAAGGCACCACCAAATATGGGTGACGAATACGCCAGTGAATTCGATGCCATCTTTATGCGCCTCGACAAGGCATACGATATAATTCTTTACCCGTTCTTTCTGGCCGGTGTGGCTGGTGACCCGTCACTCAACCAGGACGACGGCATACACCCCACTGCGCGGGGCGTCGATGTGATCGTCGAGAACATCGTGCCGTATGTCGAGCGGTTGCTTGAGCAGGCGGCCGCAGCAGCGGGGCGTAGCTGA